A genomic segment from Dermacentor silvarum isolate Dsil-2018 chromosome 11, BIME_Dsil_1.4, whole genome shotgun sequence encodes:
- the LOC119433497 gene encoding peroxynitrite isomerase THAP4 isoform X3: MPGCCVPKCANHSRNGWRFFHFPTNPERRSLWLIGINRGNWQPTKWSSVCSAHFEEDSFEQNRADGWKKLKPNAVPTLFPPRESSPKRKAPKGLTGAAAPSGASDNSIVIDGADSASTQVEVHLVSPSNGADLSRQESCIGPQLAISSRTPRRRTIKQEPAALNAASFDPPCSNSSCAELRQQLADMTRRHDQLLEAYGIANSTVNALTNKVGELQSTVENFRQCLIQPRNDVHLQVLPRKKNHSSIHTQ, encoded by the exons ATGCCAGGCTGCTGTGTTCCCAAGTGTGCGAATCACTCCAGGAATGGTTGGAGATTTTTTCATTTTCCCACCAACCCTGAGAGAAGATCACTTTGGCTCATAGGAATCAATAGGGGAAACTGGCAGCCTACGAAGTGGTCCTCGGTATGCAGT GCTCACTTTGAGGAGGACAGCTTTGAACAAAACCGTGCCGACGGCTGGAAAAAGTTGAAACCGAATGCCGTTCCAACGCTGTTCCCACCAAGGG AATCTTCGCCCAAAAGAAAAGCGCCGAAAGGCTTAACAGGAGCAGCAGCGCCATCTGGCGCAAGTGACAATTCCATTGTCATCGATGGAGCAGACTCGGCATCGACGCAGGTGGAGGTGCATCTGGTGTCGCCTTCCAACGGCGCTGATCTGTCTCGGCAAGAGAGCTGCATCGGGCCACAGCTAGCCATCTCAAGCCGGACGCCGCGGCGCCGAACAATCAAGCAAGAAC CTGCTGCGCTGAACGCTGCATCATTCGATCCTCCTTGTTCCAACAGCTCCTGCGCAGAATTGAGACAGCAACTGGCAGACATGACGAGAAGGCACGATCAACTGCTGGAAGCTTACGGGATTGCGAATTCAACCGTTAACGCGCTTACGAATAAGGTCGGCGAGTTACAAAGCACCGTGGAAAATTTTCGACAGTGCCTTATTCAGCCTCGCAACGACGTTCATTTGCAAGTGTTGCCACGAAAGAAGAATCACAGCAGTATCCATACGCAATAA
- the LOC119433497 gene encoding peroxynitrite isomerase THAP4 isoform X4, translating to MPGCCVPKCANHSRNGWRFFHFPTNPERRSLWLIGINRGNWQPTKWSSVCSAHFEEDSFEQNRADGWKKLKPNAVPTLFPPRESSPKRKAPKGLTGAAAPSVASEGSTTVDGADSASTQVEVHLVSPSNGTDLSRQESCIGPQLAISSRTPRSRTIKQEPAALNAASFDPPCSNSSCAELRQQLADMTRRHDQLLEAYGIANSTVNALTNKVGELQSTVENFRQCLIQPRNDVHLQVLPRKKNHSSIHTQ from the exons ATGCCAGGCTGCTGTGTTCCCAAGTGTGCGAATCACTCCAGGAATGGTTGGAGATTTTTTCATTTTCCCACCAACCCTGAGAGAAGATCACTTTGGCTCATAGGAATCAATAGGGGAAACTGGCAGCCTACGAAGTGGTCCTCGGTATGCAGT GCTCACTTTGAGGAGGACAGCTTTGAACAAAACCGTGCCGACGGCTGGAAAAAGTTGAAACCGAATGCCGTTCCAACGCTGTTCCCACCAAGGG AATCTTCGCCCAAAAGAAAAGCGCCGAAAGGCTTAACAGGAGCAGCAGCGCCATCTG TGGCAAGTGAGGGTTCCACTACCGTCGATGGAGCAGACTCGGCATCGACGCAGGTGGAGGTGCATCTGGTGTCGCCTTCCAACGGCACTGATCTGTCTCGGCAAGAGAGCTGCATCGGCCCACAGCTAGCCATCTCAAGCCGGACTCCGCGGAGCCGAACAATCAAGCAAGAACCTGCTGCGCTGAACGCTGCATCATTCGATCCTCCTTGTTCCAACAGCTCCTGCGCAGAATTGAGACAGCAACTGGCAGACATGACGAGAAGGCACGATCAACTGCTGGAAGCTTACGGGATTGCGAATTCAACCGTTAACGCGCTTACGAATAAGGTCGGCGAGTTACAAAGCACCGTGGAAAATTTTCGACAGTGCCTTATTCAGCCTCGCAACGACGTTCATTTGCAAGTGTTGCCACGAAAGAAGAATCACAGCAGTATCCATACGCAATAA
- the LOC119433497 gene encoding peroxynitrite isomerase THAP4 isoform X1: protein MPSCSVPNCGNNSRNGWRVFHFPTQSERRTLWLKGINRANWEPTKWSSVCSAHFDEDSFEQNRADGWKRLKQDAVPCLFPPKESSRKRTTPKEATRTTTPSVASEGSTTVDGADSASTQVEVHLVSPSNGTDLSRQESCIGPQLAISSRTPRSRTIKQEPAALNAASFDPPCSNSSCAELRQQLADMTRRHDQLLEAYGIANSTVNALTNKVGELQSTVENFRQCLIQPRNDVHLQVLPRKKNHSSIHTQ from the exons ATGCCTTCGTGCTCCGTGCCCAACTGCGGGAATAACTCTAGGAACGGTTGGAGAGTTTTTCATTTTCCCACCCAATCCGAAAGGAGAACACTCTGGCTCAAAGGAATCAATAGGGCGAACTGGGAGCCTACGAAGTGGTCGTCTGTGTGCAGT GCTCACTTTGATGAGGACAGCTTCGAACAAAACCGCGCTGATGGCTGGAAGAGGCTAAAGCAGGATGCTGTGCCATGTCTGTTCCCGCCAAAGG AATCTTCTCGCAAACGAACTACGCCGAAAGAGGCAACAAGAACCACAACGCCATCTGTGGCAAGTGAGGGTTCCACTACCGTCGATGGAGCAGACTCGGCATCGACGCAGGTGGAGGTGCATCTGGTGTCGCCTTCCAACGGCACTGATCTGTCTCGGCAAGAGAGCTGCATCGGCCCACAGCTAGCCATCTCAAGCCGGACTCCGCGGAGCCGAACAATCAAGCAAGAACCTGCTGCGCTGAACGCTGCATCATTCGATCCTCCTTGTTCCAACAGCTCCTGCGCAGAATTGAGACAGCAACTGGCAGACATGACGAGAAGGCACGATCAACTGCTGGAAGCTTACGGGATTGCGAATTCAACCGTTAACGCGCTTACGAATAAGGTCGGCGAGTTACAAAGCACCGTGGAAAATTTTCGACAGTGCCTTATTCAGCCTCGCAACGACGTTCATTTGCAAGTGTTGCCACGAAAGAAGAATCACAGCAGTATCCATACGCAATAA
- the LOC119433497 gene encoding peroxynitrite isomerase THAP4 isoform X2, with product MPGCCVPKCANHSRNGWRFFHFPTNPERRSLWLIGINRGNWQPTKWSSVCSAHFEEDSFEQNRADGWKKLKPNAVPTLFPPRESSPKRKAPKGLTGAAAPSGASDNSIVIDGADSASTQVEVHLVSPSNGTDLSRQESCIGPQLAISSRTPRSRTIKQEPAALNAASFDPPCSNSSCAELRQQLADMTRRHDQLLEAYGIANSTVNALTNKVGELQSTVENFRQCLIQPRNDVHLQVLPRKKNHSSIHTQ from the exons ATGCCAGGCTGCTGTGTTCCCAAGTGTGCGAATCACTCCAGGAATGGTTGGAGATTTTTTCATTTTCCCACCAACCCTGAGAGAAGATCACTTTGGCTCATAGGAATCAATAGGGGAAACTGGCAGCCTACGAAGTGGTCCTCGGTATGCAGT GCTCACTTTGAGGAGGACAGCTTTGAACAAAACCGTGCCGACGGCTGGAAAAAGTTGAAACCGAATGCCGTTCCAACGCTGTTCCCACCAAGGG AATCTTCGCCCAAAAGAAAAGCGCCGAAAGGCTTAACAGGAGCAGCAGCGCCATCTGGCGCAAGTGACAATTCCATTGTCATCGATGGAGCAGACTCGGCATCGACGCAGGTGGAG GTGCATCTGGTGTCGCCTTCCAACGGCACTGATCTGTCTCGGCAAGAGAGCTGCATCGGCCCACAGCTAGCCATCTCAAGCCGGACTCCGCGGAGCCGAACAATCAAGCAAGAACCTGCTGCGCTGAACGCTGCATCATTCGATCCTCCTTGTTCCAACAGCTCCTGCGCAGAATTGAGACAGCAACTGGCAGACATGACGAGAAGGCACGATCAACTGCTGGAAGCTTACGGGATTGCGAATTCAACCGTTAACGCGCTTACGAATAAGGTCGGCGAGTTACAAAGCACCGTGGAAAATTTTCGACAGTGCCTTATTCAGCCTCGCAACGACGTTCATTTGCAAGTGTTGCCACGAAAGAAGAATCACAGCAGTATCCATACGCAATAA
- the LOC119433497 gene encoding peroxynitrite isomerase THAP4 isoform X5, with protein sequence MPGCCVPKCANHSRNGWRFFHFPTNPERRSLWLIGINRGNWQPTKWSSVCSAHFEEDSFEQNRADGWKKLKPNAVPTLFPPRESSPKRKAPKGLTGAAAPSGASDNSIVIDGADSASTQVEVHLVSPSNGADLSRQESCIGPQLAISSRTPRRRTIKQEPAALNAASFDPSCSNNSCAELRQQLADMTRRHDQLLEAYGIANSTVKALTNKVGDLQSTVEILRQRLQPRNEDHLQVLPR encoded by the exons ATGCCAGGCTGCTGTGTTCCCAAGTGTGCGAATCACTCCAGGAATGGTTGGAGATTTTTTCATTTTCCCACCAACCCTGAGAGAAGATCACTTTGGCTCATAGGAATCAATAGGGGAAACTGGCAGCCTACGAAGTGGTCCTCGGTATGCAGT GCTCACTTTGAGGAGGACAGCTTTGAACAAAACCGTGCCGACGGCTGGAAAAAGTTGAAACCGAATGCCGTTCCAACGCTGTTCCCACCAAGGG AATCTTCGCCCAAAAGAAAAGCGCCGAAAGGCTTAACAGGAGCAGCAGCGCCATCTGGCGCAAGTGACAATTCCATTGTCATCGATGGAGCAGACTCGGCATCGACGCAGGTGGAGGTGCATCTGGTGTCGCCTTCCAACGGCGCTGATCTGTCTCGGCAAGAGAGCTGCATCGGGCCACAGCTAGCCATCTCAAGCCGGACGCCGCGGCGCCGAACAATCAAGCAAGAACCTGCTGCGCTGAACGCTGCATCATTCGATCCTTCTTGTTCCAACAACTCCTGCGCAGAATTGAGACAACAACTGGCAGACATGACGAGAAGGCACGATCAACTGCTGGAAGCTTACGGGATTGCGAATTCAACCGTTAAGGCGCTTACGAATAAGGTCGGCGATTTACAAAGCACCGTGGAAATTCTTCGACAGCGCCTTCAACCTCGCAACGAGGATCATTTGCAAGTGTTGCCACGGTAG